ATTTGAAACTTAGCATTTCATGTTATAGGCTTGGGGGTGGATGGAGTGGAAAGAAGGAAATGAGAGAACTGCACGATCCCTCTATCAAAGAGCCTTGTCGGTTAATTCAACAAATGAATGTGCTGCTCGTTGTCTTCAGGTAAATAATGTCCCTCAAACAATATCCTATACTTGGTTAAAGTGCTAGTTATAGTCTTGCATCGTCTCGTATTCCATTCACTACTATACAATTCCATTTGATGAATTAGTCTCTCATGGTTTTTCAAGGTGAACGCTTGTATGTGTGAAGCATCTGGCCATCTGCTTTACTATAGTTCTACACACTTAAGCAGATAAAACTTCCTCTTTACCCATGATTTGAACTACTCAAGTTGGCATTCATTCTAGTAACTGGAAAATTATAATGTCACCACTATAAGTATCAGCCTATTAGGTACCGCTATTTCATTTGCTATCTTGTAGCATAAATTATGTACCTTACTTTATAGGCTTGGGGAGTCCTAGAGCAGCGTGCTGGTAACTACACCGCTGCCAGAAGATTGTTGAGGTCTTCATTGAACATAAATTCTCAGAGTGAGGTGACATGGCTGACATGGGCGGCATTAGAGGAGGAACAGGGGGATCCAGTTCGAGCTGAAGAAATACGGGACCTTTATTTTCAGCAGGTTAGTACTTGCAACCTATGGAGTAACTTAAAGTTTGTGCCTGCATCTCCATGAACAACACAGTAGCAGCCTAGCAGGCTAGCAGCAGTTGTTGGTCTTCACATTGTCGCTGATAATGCAACTGATCATTAACCATCCTGACAGCGTATCGAGGTTGTGGATGATGCCTCCTGGGTGATGGGCTTCCTCGACATCATTGATCCGGCTCTAGATAGTGTGAAGAAGCTCCTAAACATAGACCAAACTTTCGGGCCAGGCAGGCAAGACAATGTGAGAAGCGCGACAGACCAAGGTAGAACCACCACGAGGACCTCTGCAGCTGGAGAGCTCTCTGGAGGTTCCACAGCTGAAGGTTCAAGTACTCCCGACCTCAACGGCGTTGACGACAGCCAAGCTGTTGGAAACACTCGGGAGGCAGAGAACGACTTTGATGTGGACAGCTTCATCAGGAGGAGGCTGGCCGTAGACCCGGCAGAGCTAGATGCGTTGCTCGAGGGCTCTGATCCGAGGAGAGTTGTCTCTGAGAGGAGAACGCGGCGGCTGACCAGGAAacctctccctcttctccccGTTCCTTAGTTCTTTGTTCTTCCAGTGAAGCATGGAGCGGTTGCCATTTCCAGCGTGCATCGATCACTAACAGGTACTGTGACCTGCGAGATACAGTAGTAAGTAGGACGTGTATTTCTGTGTATATCTGTACGAATAAGAACGGCGATGTTGTTATTAGCATTCCGCTGCTCATTGTTAGGTGTAACCATGTATGTATTTCTTTCAGATGCTGATACGAGAAGTAGTGTAGTTGTGTATAGAGCGCCCAGCATTAGTCAATTGTATTTGCAGTATAGTTACAGCATCTGTTAAGCATTATGGGGAAACAGTCTGCAAATTGCCATTTCGCCTAGAGGAGAATTAACTTTAAGCTATTCATCAGAGAATCTTTTATACTTATACCACAAGTGGGGTGTGTAGTTCATGGAACTGAACTTAGGACAAGAAATTCAAAATGTAGACTACAAGATTCGAGCATCGTCATACTGAAGCAACAAATAAAGGCTGCCTATGGCATTGATCAAGTTAGAGAATCTCAGAGCAAATTTGTTAGACATGTTGCTacggaggaaaagaaagaaattggTGTACATAAGAAAAAGATGAGACATGACTAATGTGATAATATCCTAGTCTGGGTACAACAGAGACGATACTGTCAAATGGAAAGCAGAAACTAGAGCAGAACTCTTTAACAGTTAAATAATCTAATATGTAATTCCTGTCTCCGTGTAGTAAACTCACAAGCTTAGCAAAAACAGTATAGCATGCAGTTGAAGCCTTGAAGCACAGTCCCTAAAACACCGGTCTGCCCCAGCACACAcccggtggcggtggcgtATGCTGCCCCTGGAAATGCGGCGGATGTTGCGCCCCCATAGGAGGTGGTAGTTGCTGCAGTGTCGGAGGTGCCGACGGGCCGATGCAGCCCCAgtgaggcggtggcggccgctgctgcagcacAGGAGGTGGTAGCCAgtgcggcggtggaggaggtggccaGCACCAAGGCGCTTGCCGTGGCAGCAGCTCCGGGGGCGCGCCCCAGAACGGTGCCGGATACGACGGCGGTGCCGTTGGCGAGCGCCAGCATGATGGCGGTCCTGCAGGCTGAAGATGCTGCGTGTACGTCGGCGCTCCCGTGcacgacggcggtggcgccaTGGGCAACGGCAAGCCCCAGCACAGgtgcggaggaggcggcgtcaCCTGCGGCGAGCCGAAGCCTGATGGTGGTCCACTCCAGCGCGGCGTCGAGCCAAAGCCCGGTGGTGCGGAGGGTATCGGCGCCAACGTAGGGGTAGGGCGGCTCCAGCACGGCGCCGCGGACGAGCCGAAGCCTGGTGGCGGGGAGCACGGCGACGAAGGCGCCAGAGTCTCCTGGCGCGGGGGCGATAGCGGCGGGGGTGGAGGAGTCGGGGATCGCATCGACAGCGGTGgaggcgacggtggcggcaaCCACAtctcttcgtcttccttgacctcctccttcaccttgtTGGCGCAGCAGGACGAAGCGACGCGCTGGTAGGCAGACCTGCGCGTCCGCTTGGACCGCGCGCGCCGCACCGCCAGCGCGAGGACACGGTCGGCGGGCGGGGGCGTGGGTTGCACCTGCTCCGGCGGGTCCCCGGAGGCAGCGAAGGCGGCCACGCAGCCGACGGGACATTCCTCCCAGCCGATCGCATCAATGTCGGCCTTCGCCTCCGCGGCGAGGATGACTGCGGCGGAGGGCGGGGCCGCATGCGGCGCGCAGTGCAGCGtggagcggcgcggcggctcCAAGTCGACCTGCCCCACCAAAAGGCCCATGATGTGTCCTCCTGCTCCCTCGCAACAATAAACATCAAGTCGCGCCAACAGCATAGCGGAAGCAAAAGGGAGAGAACAAATTGAAGGTAAATTGAACGAAAGGACGGAAGGAAACCTTGTGGTGATGGTGGAGCCTGACGAAGCCATGCATGGAAATGATCTGCAAGCGAAGCGGCCATATCAGACTCAGAGTCGCACGTACGGAACGAGCCCATCGCATAGGAAGAGTGCAGATTCAGTTTTAAAAAATGGAAGAGGAACAGATTAAGTCCAAAATATGGAAGAAGAACAGATTAAGAACACTTGCAGGGGAAATCGGAGATCAAGGGGAAAGTTGGGGCGTATGCAAACAACAAACAGAGGACGGAGAGGGATTTGGTTAAGCACGAACGTGGTTGAGGTGGTCTATGGTGACGCGGGTGCCCCAGGGGTCGACGAAGAACCGGTGGTACTTCTCCAGCGTCAGTGGCCCTCCATGGATCTCCGTCGTTTGCCGTCGTCTCCCTCTCCCCATGGCTTCTTCGCTCTCCACCCACACGcgcctcccctctcctccttccgctgttctcttctctctccggTGCCCACCTCTCGGCTCCGAACGCCGGTGTCTTTCTTTTGGGATGGCCAACCTGACGACTGGCCCCGCAG
This is a stretch of genomic DNA from Brachypodium distachyon strain Bd21 chromosome 1, Brachypodium_distachyon_v3.0, whole genome shotgun sequence. It encodes these proteins:
- the LOC100824563 gene encoding extensin produces the protein MGRGRRRQTTEIHGGPLTLEKYHRFFVDPWGTRVTIDHLNHSVLLPYFGLNLFLFHFLKLNLHSSYAMGSFRTCDSESDMAASLADHFHAWLRQAPPSPQGGHIMGLLVGQVDLEPPRRSTLHCAPHAAPPSAAVILAAEAKADIDAIGWEECPVGCVAAFAASGDPPEQVQPTPPPADRVLALAVRRARSKRTRRSAYQRVASSCCANKVKEEVKEDEEMWLPPPSPPPLSMRSPTPPPPPLSPPRQETLAPSSPCSPPPGFGSSAAPCWSRPTPTLAPIPSAPPGFGSTPRWSGPPSGFGSPQVTPPPPHLCWGLPLPMAPPPSCTGAPTYTQHLQPAGPPSCWRSPTAPPSYPAPFWGAPPELLPRQAPWCWPPPPPPHWLPPPVLQQRPPPPHWGCIGPSAPPTLQQLPPPMGAQHPPHFQGQHTPPPPGVCWGRPVF